One part of the Lotus japonicus ecotype B-129 chromosome 2, LjGifu_v1.2 genome encodes these proteins:
- the LOC130735478 gene encoding uncharacterized protein LOC130735478: MACWSAENATKAYLSTLKMGQNAKEPDVAEFISALAAGNNAQLMVVACAGAADSTTLALIAAAHQTGGNVVCIVKSHEDLKASKKFLRLGASQVQFMVGEAQELLLNQADFVLIDCNLVNHEEIVKAIIQGGGGGRKNGTVVVGYNAFGCRGSWWSCESKTQLLPIGEGLLVTRFGGAEVSTTSTKYGSKMSKNRSRWVVTVDKCTGEEHVYRIRHPQGKVIQA; encoded by the exons ATGGCTTGCTGGTCTGCAGAAAATGCCACAAAGGCCTATCTAAGCACTTTGAAAATG GGTCAAAATGCAAAAGAACCAGATGTTGCAGAGTTTATATCAGCACTAGCAGCTGGAAACAATGCACAACTCATGGTTGTGGCTTGTGCTGGTGCAGCAGATTCCACCACACTAGCTTTGATAGCTGCTGCTCATCAAACTGGTGGCAATGTTGTTTGTATTGTCAAAAGCCATGAAGATCTCAAAGCCTCAAAAAAATTCCTGAGACTAGGTGCTAGCCAAGTGCAATTCATGGTTGGAGAAGCTCAAGAATTGCTTTTAAACCAAGCAGATTTTGTGCTAATTGATTGTAACCTTGTGAACCATGAAGAAATTGTCAAAGCAATAAtccaaggtggtggtggtggaaggaaAAATGGCACAGTGGTTGTTGGTTACAATGCATTTGGGTGCAGAGGTTCCTGGTGGTCATGTGAGTCAAAAACTCAGTTGCTTCCAATAGGAGAAGGGCTTCTTGTGACAAGATTTGGAGGGGCAGAAGTATCAACTACTAGTACAAAATATGGATCTAAAATGAGTAAGAACAGGAGTAGATGGGTTGTCACTGTGGATAAATGCACTGGTGAAGAACATGTTTACAGGATCAGACATCCACAAGGGAAAGTGATTCAAGCTTAA
- the LOC130735479 gene encoding cytochrome P450 78A9-like, translated as MAVARTNLDFVHVLLSLQGPDKLFEPDMIAVLWEMIFRGTDTVAVLVEWILARMVLHPDVQRKVQEELDEVKRKIS; from the exons ATGGCGGTGGCAAGGACCAACCTGGATTTCGTTCATGTCTTGCTCTCTCTTCAAGGTCCTGATAAATTGTTTGAACCCGACATGATTGCTGTTCTTTGG gAAATGATATTTAGAGGGACCGACACGGTGGCGGTGTTGGTGGAGTGGATACTAGCGAGGATGGTGCTGCATCCTGATGTGCAGAGGAAGGTGCAAGAGGAGCTGGATGaggtgaaaagaaaaataagttga
- the LOC130738471 gene encoding BRASSINOSTEROID INSENSITIVE 1-associated receptor kinase 1: MGCCSVVLVFVFSLLVLLLNPPCVYGNDELRALMDLKATLDPEGHFLSSWSMSGNPCGGSFEGVACNEKGQVANVSLQGKGLSGKLSPAIGGLKHLTGLYLHYNSLYGEIPPEIANLTELSDLYLNVNHLSGEIPHVIGKMESLQVLQLCYNQLTGSIPTQLGDLKKLNVLALQSNQLTGAIPASLGGLGTLMRLDLSSNHLFGSIPTRLADVPSLQILDVHNNTLSGNIPPALKRLDDGFVFEDNLGLCGVGFSSLKACNASDHVNPSRPEPYGAGVPGLSRDIPETANVKMPCNTTQCKNSTKSKQATSITIGTVLVTIAVSAIAILTFTMYRRRKQKLGSAFDISESRLSTDQAKGIYRKNGSPLVSLEYSNGWDPLADSRNFNGDKQDIFQSFRFNLEEVESATQYFSELNLLGKSNFSATYKGVLRDGSIVAVKSISKTSCKSDEAEFLKGLNILTSLRQENLVRLRGFCCSRGRGECFLIYDFVSNGNLSRYLDRKEGEGEVLEWSTRVSIVKGIAKGIAYLHAHKANKPSLVHQNISAEKVLIDQRHNPLLTDSGLYKLLTNDIVFSALKGSAAKGYLAPEYTTTGRFTEKSDVYAFGVLLFQVLTGKQKITSSMRLAAESLRFQELIDPNLHGRYFEYEAAKLARMALLCSHDSPFERPTMEAIVQEVGNCSSCL, from the exons ATGGGTTGTTGTTCAGTGGTTTTGGTTTTTGTCTTCTCTCTTCTGGTTTTGCTTCTGAACCCACCATGTGTTTATGGGAATGATGAGCTTAGAGCACTCATGGATTTGAAAGCCACTTTGGACCCAGAAggccattttctctcttcatggAGCATGAGTGGCAACCCATGTGGTGGTTCCTTTGAAGGGGTGGCTTGCAATGAGAAGGGTCAGGTAGCAAACGTTTCTTTGCAGGGAAAAGGACTCTCTGGGAAGCTTTCACCAGCCATTGGTGGACTCAAGCACTTGACTGGACTCTACTTGCACTACAACTCTTTGTATGGAGAGATACCTCCAGAAATAGCAAACTTGACTGAGCTCAGTGACTTGTACTTGAATGTGAATCATTTATCTGGCGAAATCCCTCATGTGATCGGCAAGATGGAGAGTCTACAAG TTTTGCAGCTTTGTTACAATCAGTTAACAGGAAGCATACCTACACAACTTGGCGACTTGAAAAAGCTTAATGTTCTTGCTCTGCAGTCAAACCAGTTAACCGGAGCGATCCCAGCTAGTCTAGGTGGTTTGGGAACGTTGATGAGGCTAGATTTGAGCTCTAATCATCTCTTTGGTTCCATCCCCACAAGACTAGCTGATGTtccttcactgcaaattctggATGTTCACAACAATACTCTCTCTGGGAATATTCCCCCTG CTCTAAAGAGACTAGATGATGGATTTGTGTTTGAAGACAATTTGGGGCTGTGCGGAGTTGGGTTTTCATCCTTGAAAGCTTGCAATGCTTCAGATCATGTCAATCCAAGTCGACCTGAACCTTACGGAGCAGGAGTTCCTGGTCTGTCAAGGGACATCCCAGAAACTGCAAATGTAAAGATGCCTTGCAACACAACTCAGTGCAAAAATTCAACAAAGTCCAAACAAGCAACGTCTATTACTATTGGCACAGTTCTGGTTACAATTGCTGTATCAGCAATTGCTATTCTGACCTTCACTATGTATCGTCGGCGGAAGCAAAAGCTTGGAAGTGCTTTTGATATCTCTGAAAGCCGTCTAAGTACTGATCAAGCCAAGGGTATATACAGGAAAAATGGATCTCCTTTAGTCAGCCTTGAGTATTCTAATGGATGGGACCCTTTAGCTGATAGCAGAAATTTCAACGGGGATAAGCAAGATATTTTCCAGAGTTTCAGGTTCAACTTGGAAGAAGTGGAGTCAGCTACTCAGTATTTTTCAGAGTTGAATCTTTTGGGGAAGAGTAACTTCAGTGCAACATATAAAGGAGTTTTAAGAGATGGGTCTATTGTTGCTGTTAAGAGCATCAGTAAAACTAGTTGCAAATCGGATGAGGCAGAGTTTTTGAAGGGCTTAAACATTTTGACCTCGCTTAGGCAAGAGAATTTGGTGAGGCTGAGAGGATTCTGTTGTTCAAGGGGCCGGGGTGAATGCTTCCTGATCTATGATTTTGTTTCTAATGGAAATCTGTCGCGCTACCTTGATAGGAAGGAAGGTGAAGGTGAAGTTCTTGAATGGTCAACTAGAGTTTCCATAGTGAAAGGAATTGCAAAAG GTATAGCATATCTACATGCCCACAAAGCAAACAAACCCTCCCTTGTTCACCAAAACATCTCAGCTGAGAAAGTGCTCATTGATCAGCGTCATAATCCGTTGCTTACAGATTCCGGCCTGTACAAGCTTCTCACCAATGACATTGTCTTTTCTGCACTGAAGGGCAGTGCAGCCAAGGGTTACCTGGCTCCGGAATACACCACCACTGGCCGGTTCACCGAGAAAAGCGATGTTTATGCTTTCGGGGTGCTTCTTTTCCAAGTCCTCACAGGGAAGCAGAAGATCACCAGCTCAATGCGCCTTGCCGCAGAGTCCCTCAGGTTCCAAGAACTCATTGACCCGAATCTTCATGGCAGATACTTCGAGTACGAGGCAGCCAAACTAGCTAGAATGGCTTTGCTTTGCTCCCATGACTCTCCCTTTGAGAGGCCAACCATGGAAGCCATTGTTCAAGAAGTGGGTAATTGTAGTAGCTGTCTCTGA
- the LOC130736691 gene encoding uncharacterized protein LOC130736691, producing MAILQGLRACWEEGYRQVQVFFYSALAVDILQGPVPQFHVYATLVSSIKTMMQQPWLIELRHILREGNASTDFMAKLGADLPSVQLQLFNAPPAGLASLLLADNLGVPHLRT from the coding sequence ATGGCTATCCTACAAGGTCTTCGCGCTTGTTGGGAGGAAGGATACCGTCAAGTCCAGGTCTTTTTTTACTCTGCACTTGCTGTTGACATACTGCAGGGGCCTGTACCTCAGTTCCATGTTTATGCTACTCTCGTCTCTTCTATTAAGACCATGATGCAACAGCCTTGGCTTATTGAGTTGCGTCACATCCTTCGGGAGGGTAACGCCTCGACGGATTTCATGGCAAAGCTTGGTGCTGATCTTCCTTCAGTGCAGCTTCAACTCTTCAATGCGCCTCCAGCGGGTCTGGCTTCCTTGCTTTTGGCGGACAACCTTGGGGTTCCTCACCTGAGGACTTAG